The genomic DNA TgggtgtgtgcgttgttgtgcgatcttAACCTAATCTGTACTGAGTTTATCCTCGTTTGTTGTTGGCTTGAAGTGTGGTGTAGGAGGACAGATGAGCTTGTTGATGGGCCAAATGCTTCACACATAACACCATCAGCATTGGATAGATGGGAGGCAAGGCTGGAAGAGCTTTTCCAAGGGAGGCCTTTTGATATGCTGGACGCCGCTTTAGCCGATACCGTTACTAAGTTTCCTGTCGACATTCAGGTCAGCTATGG from Cucurbita pepo subsp. pepo cultivar mu-cu-16 unplaced genomic scaffold, ASM280686v2 Cp4.1_scaffold004557, whole genome shotgun sequence includes the following:
- the LOC111787049 gene encoding phytoene synthase 2, chloroplastic-like, with translation CALLCDLNLICTEFILVCCWLEVWCRRTDELVDGPNASHITPSALDRWEARLEELFQGRPFDMLDAALADTVTKFPVDIQPFKDMIEGMRTDLRKSRYTNFDELYLYCYYVAGTVGLMSVPVMGIAPDSQASTESVYNAALALGIANQLTNILRDVGEE